The Huiozyma naganishii CBS 8797 chromosome 1, complete genome genome window below encodes:
- the RFA2 gene encoding Rfa2p (similar to Saccharomyces cerevisiae RFA2 (YNL312W); ancestral locus Anc_3.33), producing the protein MATYQSYTEYSNMQGGGFESGGDSRPGTSDSSAVRKMSTLTPVTIKQILESTQEVQDGPFVSHGQELHHISFVGVVRNITDHTSNIYVTVEDGSGQIEVRKWSDDASDMSAPDAMEDSNGNDGVGSQIAQQFTIGTYVKVYGALKEFSGKKNIQYAVIKNVESFNDVLTHHLEAIKWHAISTGKLPDPTGVSPLGDNATSAASGGNSGGXXXXXXXAEGKDVAPTQLVLDFCKQQCRGKDANSFAVPMQLISQNLNIDEETVRNVCGTLTEQGFIYPTFDDTHFFAL; encoded by the coding sequence ATGGCAACATACCAATCATACACGGAGTACTCTAATATGCAAGGAGGTGGGTTTGAGAGCGGGGGCGACTCGAGACCCGGCACGTCGGATTCGTCAGCGGTGAGGAAGATGTCCACCCTGACGCCCGTGACGATCAAGCAGATACTTGAGTCGACGCAGGAGGTGCAGGATGGTCCCTTTGTTTCCCACGGGCAGGAGCTGCACCACATCAGTTTTGTCGGGGTGGTGCGGAACATTACGGACCACACCTCGAACATATACGTCACTGTGGAGGACGGATCCGGGCAGATAGAGGTACGGAAGTGGTCTGACGACGCTTCGGATATGTCCGCGCCAGACGCTATGGAGGACAGCAACGGCAACGATGGGGTCGGTTCGCAGATCGCGCAGCAGTTCACAATCGGCACGTACGTGAAAGTGTACGGTGCATTGAAGGAGTTTAGCGGGAAGAAGAACATTCAGTACGCAGTGATCAAGAACGTGGAATCCTTTAACGATGTCTTGACTCACCATTTGGAGGCGATCAAATGGCATGCCATCAGCACGGGCAAGCTACCTGACCCAACGGGTGTCTCCCCCCTAGGGGACAATGCTACTTCCGCTGCGAGTGGGGGGAACTCGGGCGGTNNNNNNNNNNNNNNNNNNNNCGCTGAGGGGAAAGACGTTGCTCCAACTCAGCTGGTCCTTGATTTCTGTAAGCAGCAGTGCAGAGGTAAGGACGCCAATTCATTTGCCGTGCCAATGCAACTGATTTCGCAAAATTTGAACATAGACGAGGAAACTGTACGGAACGTATGCGGGACATTGACAGAGCAAGGTTTTATATACCCTACGTTCGACGACACGCATTTCTTCGCGCTATGA